The genome window TCGCGGCGGCCCTCACCACGCTGCTGATGGGTCTCGTCGGCAAGGTGCCGCTCGCCCTCGCCGCCGGCCTCTCCGTCTCCGGTGTCCTCTCCTCCCAGGTCGCCCCGCAGATGACCTGGCCGCAGGCCATGGGCATGTGCGTGATCTACGGCGTGGTCATCATGCTCCTGGTCGTCACCGGCCTGCGTGAGATGATCATGAACGCGATCCCGCTGGCGCTGAAGCACGGGATCACGATGGGGATCGGCCTGTTCATCGCCCTGATCGGCTTCTACAAGTCCGGCTTCGTGCACCAGGGCAAGGCCACCCCGGTCACCCTCGGCCCGGCGGGCCAGCTGACCGGCTGGCCGGTCCTACTGTTCGCCGGCACCCTCCTCCTCGTCTTCATGCTCCAGGCCCGGGGCGTCCCCGGCGCCATCCTCATCGGCATCGTCGGCGGCACCGTCGTGGCGGCCGTACTGAACGCGGCGGGTGCCATCAAGGCCGACGCCTGGGCGAGCGGAGCGCCCGAACTGCACGGCGGCGCGGTCTCGATGCCCGACTTCTCACTCTTCGGGCACGTGGAGTTCGGCGGCTGGGACAAGGTCGGTGCCATGACGGTCGGGATGATCGTCTTCACCCTCGTGCTGGCCGGTTTCTTCGACGCGATGGCCACCATCATCGGCGTCGGCACCGAGGCCGGGCTCGCCGACGACAGGGGCCGGATGCCGGGCCTGTCCAAGGCGCTGTTCATCGACGGCGCGGGCGGTGCGATCGGCGGCGTGGCGGGCGGCTCGGGCCAGACCGTGTTCATCGAGTCCGCCACGGGCGTGGGCGAGGGCGCCCGCACGGGCCTCGCCTCCGTCGTCACAGGACTGCTCTTCGCCGCGTGCCTGTTCTTCACCCCGCTGACGGCGATCGTCCCCCAGGAGGTGGCCTCCGCCGCCCTGGTGGTGATCGGCGCGATGATGCTGATGAACGCCCGCCATGTGGACTGGGCCGACCGTGCCACCGCGATCCCAGTCTTCCTGACCGTGGTCCTGATGCCGTTCACGTACACCATCACCACCGGTGTCGCCGCGGGTGTCGTCTCCTACGTCGCCATCAAGGCCGCCCAGGGCAGGGCGCGGGAGATCGGCGCCTTCATGTGGGGCCTGGCGGTGATCTTCCTGATCTACTTCGCCCTCCACCCGATCGAGAGCTGGCTGGGCGTGCGCTAGCCGCTGTCCCGAGGGACCCTCTTCGCAACCGCTGTTCAAGGAGACCGAGAGATGTTGGACATCGCCGAGGAGCTGACCCGGTGGGTCGAGCAGGGCCGCGACTTCGCCGTGGCCACCGTGGTGG of Streptomyces cynarae contains these proteins:
- a CDS encoding NCS2 family permease — translated: MTHPSVEPRPTAEDTGTEPPAPAGSRPWLDRYFHISTRGSTLAREVRGGITTFMAMAYILLLNPLVLSGKDAAGDTLGQKAVITATAFAAALTTLLMGLVGKVPLALAAGLSVSGVLSSQVAPQMTWPQAMGMCVIYGVVIMLLVVTGLREMIMNAIPLALKHGITMGIGLFIALIGFYKSGFVHQGKATPVTLGPAGQLTGWPVLLFAGTLLLVFMLQARGVPGAILIGIVGGTVVAAVLNAAGAIKADAWASGAPELHGGAVSMPDFSLFGHVEFGGWDKVGAMTVGMIVFTLVLAGFFDAMATIIGVGTEAGLADDRGRMPGLSKALFIDGAGGAIGGVAGGSGQTVFIESATGVGEGARTGLASVVTGLLFAACLFFTPLTAIVPQEVASAALVVIGAMMLMNARHVDWADRATAIPVFLTVVLMPFTYTITTGVAAGVVSYVAIKAAQGRAREIGAFMWGLAVIFLIYFALHPIESWLGVR